Proteins encoded by one window of Lathyrus oleraceus cultivar Zhongwan6 chromosome 1, CAAS_Psat_ZW6_1.0, whole genome shotgun sequence:
- the LOC127107460 gene encoding uncharacterized protein LOC127107460: MLKDCIDFSKGSQECQVHSGIQHVPTSELHVIVNPWPFRGWAQDLIGETRPTYSKSHKYILVGIDYFTKWIEAVPFGIPYIITTDQGLVFTGWKMQQFASKMGNNILTSTPYYAQANGQVEADNKVVIGLINKHFGKKPNNSDEIPSDHYWSMMLDEIVDLDEEGMVALDVLIRQKERVARAYNKKVKVKTFSIGDLVWKVIFPTDQRDRTLGKWYPNWESPFWMIQAFSNNAYEIEELTVDKF, translated from the exons ATGTTAAAAGATTGTATTGATTTTTCTAAGGGTTCTCAAGAATGTCAAGTACACTCAGGCATTCAACATGTCCCTACGAGTGAATTGCATGTGATTGTGAATCCATGGCCATTTAGAGGATGGGCTCAGGATTTGATTGGAGAAACTCGACCAACATATTCTAAAAGTCATAAATATATTCTAGTCGGCATCGATTATTTTACAAAGTGGATAGAAGCAGTTCC GTTTGGAATCCCCTATATCATTACGACAGATCAAGGGTTGGTATTCACTGGTTGGAAGATGCAGCAATTTGCCTCTAAAATGGGGAATAATATATTAACTTCGACGCCTTATTATGCTCAAGCAAATGGTCAGGTGGAAGCGGATAATAAGGTCGTTATTGGTTTGATCAATAAGCATTTTGGGAAGAAACCAAACAATTCG GATGAGATTCCATCAGACCATTATTGGAGTATGATGTTGGACGAGATTGTCGATTTGGATGAAGAAGGGATGGTAGCGTTGGATGTCTTGATAAGACAAAAGGAGCGAGTCGCCAGAGCTTATAATAAGAAGGTTAAAGTGAAAACATTTTCGATTGGAGATCTTGTTTGGAAGGTAATATTTCCTACGGATCAAAGAGATAGAACTCTAGGAAAATGGTATCCTAATTGGGAAAGCCCATTTTGGATGATTCAAGCATTTTCGAACAATGCTTATGAAATTGAAGAGTTAACAGTTGACAAATTTTAA
- the LOC127107470 gene encoding uncharacterized protein LOC127107470, whose protein sequence is MDKKWMSADRLSKEYENGVLEFVKFAVEHVKDPSRMKCPCLGCCYMGRVDADGLKSHLLMRGIDRSYTCWIFHGEKINENVEQREKSNTTYASYDKDTETYDCDRVEEIVEALDEDLHDCPEMFERMVSDAEKPLYKGCTKFSRLSAVLKLYNLKAGNGWSDKSFTELLALMREMLPDDNVLPNRTYEAKKMLCFIEKGVLDMDALEQSILTKENSSETSLPAHVLWKEARVGKDGKIKEDVQQIFEKCETLSQSIVPYEDTDCRSILSRALDVPEYSGRVRGKGFGITQKSLNIKKQKTPSNKELQQTLEALKAEVLELRKERERDRAAGFKDTSDKDSINCNFQPTIPEGISPCHLYLARPTYRMVGKGKVHNNLGELLHTKPLPTGSLKVSVDIALEKDALLPHPDDVSDATLLGDAIGSFVAWPTDLIIVGYETPTKSKAKDKGIAREIESVASQKEIPVAKKTEISKRTGAKKKNPSKYRACLHTYLETTDISDGCVRLIPMDGAIFGFEYAEPLGKEDFDQILYHTQLSVGVINTYMRYLYDKLMGPRGLEQRFSFLNPMKTNLTEMIRKPDEVRTYVVERFMADTDREKLFFLPFNTGDGGHWLLVAINPFKEIVYYLDSLHNDWTTYPAMKTIVDTIIQTVRAQRKIQVPKRKANNITWNRVECPRQRNNIDCGYYTLRFMKETLLMDRTDIPSDYFDEYRCAYYSKDQLDEIKEELCQFIIELQVL, encoded by the exons atggataaaaaATGGATGTCTGCCGATCGATTGTCGAaagagtacgagaatggggtattggaattcgttaagtttgcTGTTGAACATGTCAAAGACCCCAGTCGAATGAaatgtccttgcttgggttgttgttataTGGGTCGGGTTGACGCAgatggattgaaatcgcatttaCTGATGCgtggaattgatcgaagttatacgtgttggatatttcatggtgagaaaattaacgagaatgttgaacaGAGGGAgaaaagtaatacgacctatgcttcatacgacaaagacacggaaacatacgattgtgatcgagttgaagagattgtagaagcactggatgaagatcttcatgattgtcctgaaatgtttgagaggatggtaagcgatgcagagaaaccgttgtacaaaggttgcactaaattctcaagactttctgcggtattaaagttgtacaacttaaaggcgggcaatggatggtcggataaaagtttcacagagttgttggcccttatgagagaaatgctaccggatgataatgttcttcctaatcgaacctatgaggcaaaaaaaatgttgtgcttTATTGAAAAGGGCGTGTTGGATATGGACGCTTTAGAGCAGTCTATA TTAACAAAGGAGAATAGTTCTGAAACATCTCTTCCggcacatgttttgtggaaggaagcccgtgtcGGTAAGGATGGAAAGATTAAAGAAGACGTTCAACAAATATTTGAGAAATGT GAGACTCTATCTCAATCTATAGTTCCATATGAAGACACTGATTGCAGGAGCATACTGAGTCGAGCATTAGATGTtcctgagtattctggtcgggtgaggggcAAGGGATTTGGGATCACTCAAAAATCCTTGaatattaaaaaacaaaagaCTCCTAGCAATAAAGAACTGCAGCAAACTTTGGAAGCATTAAAAGCTGAAGTTCTTGAATTAAGAAAGGAAAGAGAAAGAGATCGAGCAGCGGGTTTTAAAGATACTAGTGACAAAGATAGTATCAATTGTAATTTTCAACCGACTATTCCAGAG ggcatttcaccttgtcacCTCTACTTAGCGAGACCGACttatcggatggttggcaaggggAAAGTTCATAACAATTTGGGTGAATTACTTCACACTAAACCGCTCCCTACTGGATCTTTGAAAGTCTCGGTTGATATTGCTTTGGAGAAGGATGCGTTATTACCACATCCTGACGATGTTTCGGATGCAACTTTATTGGGAGATGCCATAGGTTcatttgttgcatggccgacagACCTCATTAtcgtaggatatgag actcccacaaaatccaaagCAAAAGATAAGGGGATTGCGCGGgaaatcgagtcagttgcatcgCAAAAAGAG ATTCCTGTTGCTAAGAAGACTGAAATTTCCAAGAGGACCGGGGCTAAAAAGAAAAATCCTTCCAAGTATAGAGCGTGCCTCCATACATATTTAGAAACGACAGATATTTCGGATGGATGTGTTCGTTTAATACCTATGGATGGAGCTATTTTTGGTTTTGAGTATGCCGAGCCATTGGGTAAAGAggattttgatcaaattttgtATCATACGCAATTAAGCGTTGGTGTTATCAACACATACATGAG GTATTTATATGACAAATTGATGGGTCCGCGTGGGTTGGAGCAAAGATTCTCATTCTTAAATCCCATGAAAACGAACTTAACCGAAATGATAAGAAAACCAGATGAAGTCAGGACGTATGTAGTCGAGCGCTTTATGGCCGACACAGATAGAGAAAAGTTGTTCTTTTTACCGTTTAATACCGGCGACGG tggacattggttgttggTCGCGATAAATCCTTTTAAAGAAATTGTGTATTATTTGGATTCTTTACAcaatgattggacaacataccctGCTATGAAGACGATAGTTGACAC CattatacaaactgttcgagcACAAAGAAAAATTCAAGTACCAAAGAGAAAAGCCAATAACATTACATGGAATAGAGTGGAG TGTCCTCGACAGCGTAATAATATAGATTGTGGATATTACACGTTGAGGTTTATGAAAGAAACTCTTCTTATGGATCGAACAGATATTCCATCTGAT tactttgatgaatatAGATGTGCTTATTACTCAAAAGATCAGTTGGATGAAATTAAAGaggaattgtgtcaattcattatcGAGCTACAGGTTTTGTGA